In Rahnella variigena, one DNA window encodes the following:
- the rpmA gene encoding 50S ribosomal protein L27 — MAHKKAGGSTRNGRDSEAKRLGVKRFGGEAVLAGSIIVRQRGTKFHAGINVGCGKDHTLFALADGKVKFEVKGPKNRKYISIEAE; from the coding sequence ATGGCACACAAAAAGGCTGGCGGCTCCACACGTAACGGTCGCGATTCAGAAGCTAAACGTCTGGGCGTAAAACGCTTTGGCGGCGAAGCAGTACTGGCAGGCAGCATCATCGTTCGTCAGCGCGGCACCAAATTCCACGCTGGTATCAACGTGGGTTGCGGCAAGGACCACACTCTGTTTGCTTTGGCTGACGGTAAAGTCAAGTTCGAAGTTAAAGGCCCGAAAAACCGTAAGTACATCAGCATCGAAGCTGAATAA
- the rplU gene encoding 50S ribosomal protein L21: protein MYAVFQSGGKQHRVSEGQTIRLEKLDVATGEAIEFDQVLMIANGEEINIGLPLVAGGVIKAEVVAHGRGEKVKIVKFRRRKHYRKQQGHRQWFTDVKITGISA, encoded by the coding sequence ATGTACGCGGTTTTCCAAAGTGGTGGTAAACAACACCGTGTCAGCGAAGGCCAGACTATTCGTCTGGAGAAGCTGGACGTTGCAACTGGCGAAGCTATCGAATTCGATCAGGTTCTGATGATTGCAAACGGTGAAGAAATCAACATCGGCCTGCCTTTAGTTGCTGGCGGTGTAATTAAAGCTGAAGTCGTTGCTCACGGTCGTGGCGAAAAGGTCAAAATCGTTAAGTTTCGTCGTCGTAAACACTATCGTAAGCAGCAGGGCCACCGTCAGTGGTTCACTGACGTTAAAATCACCGGCATCAGCGCTTAA
- the ispB gene encoding octaprenyl diphosphate synthase has product MNLEQIIDLTQDDMAAVNASILEQLNSEVSLINQLGYYIISGGGKRIRPMIAVLAAKALSYEGDKHVKVAALIEFIHTATLLHDDVVDESDMRRGKATANAAFGNAASVLVGDFIYTRAFQMMTDLESLPVLALMAKAVNVIAEGEVQQLINCNDPDITEESYMQVIYSKTARLFEAASQSSAMLAGGNDEQIKALQDYGRYLGTAFQLIDDLLDYDADGETLGKNTGDDLDEGKPTLPLLHAMKHGNAEQSAMIRKAIEEGNGRHLLEPVLAAMHQWGSLTYTRQRAEEEADKAIQALQVLPESEYRAALEGLAHMSVKRDF; this is encoded by the coding sequence ATGAACCTAGAACAGATTATTGATCTTACCCAGGACGACATGGCTGCAGTCAACGCATCCATCCTTGAACAGTTGAATTCAGAGGTTTCTCTCATCAATCAACTGGGATATTACATCATCAGTGGCGGCGGCAAACGTATCCGCCCGATGATAGCAGTACTGGCAGCCAAAGCACTATCCTATGAGGGCGACAAACACGTAAAAGTCGCCGCTCTGATTGAGTTTATCCACACAGCCACGCTGTTGCATGACGACGTCGTTGATGAGTCTGATATGCGTCGAGGTAAAGCGACGGCTAATGCCGCATTTGGTAACGCAGCCAGCGTGCTTGTCGGTGATTTTATCTACACCCGGGCATTTCAAATGATGACTGATCTGGAATCGCTCCCTGTTCTTGCGCTGATGGCAAAAGCCGTGAATGTGATTGCAGAAGGTGAAGTTCAGCAATTGATCAACTGCAATGATCCGGACATCACTGAAGAAAGCTATATGCAGGTTATCTACAGCAAAACTGCGCGCCTGTTTGAAGCGGCATCTCAATCCTCTGCCATGCTGGCTGGCGGGAATGATGAGCAGATTAAAGCGTTGCAGGATTACGGCCGTTATCTCGGTACTGCATTTCAGCTGATTGACGATTTGCTCGATTATGATGCTGACGGTGAAACACTGGGCAAAAACACTGGTGATGATCTTGATGAAGGGAAACCGACGTTGCCGCTTCTGCATGCAATGAAGCACGGCAATGCTGAACAATCGGCCATGATTCGAAAAGCTATCGAAGAAGGAAACGGACGTCATTTACTGGAACCTGTTCTTGCCGCGATGCATCAATGGGGCTCACTGACGTATACCCGTCAGCGTGCTGAAGAAGAAGCCGATAAAGCCATTCAGGCACTGCAGGTTCTTCCTGAGTCTGAATATCGGGCCGCGCTCGAAGGTCTGGCTCATATGTCTGTAAAACGCGATTTCTGA
- a CDS encoding DNA-binding protein has translation MKKEWFAAKELTGKEGLPTSTQGVHGMARRLGWVKRRRRGVQGRAVEYHIDSLPGSAVASLAMNEHSAEYVYTSHQDPLAIWIESYKQLREPERETMISFIVREGVAEMLNRLRKPGEA, from the coding sequence ATGAAAAAAGAGTGGTTTGCTGCAAAGGAATTGACCGGAAAAGAAGGCCTTCCCACATCCACACAGGGTGTGCATGGAATGGCCCGCAGATTAGGCTGGGTAAAGCGTCGCAGGCGAGGCGTACAGGGGCGGGCGGTGGAATATCACATCGACAGTTTACCGGGCAGTGCGGTGGCGAGTCTGGCCATGAACGAACACTCAGCGGAATATGTGTATACATCTCATCAGGACCCTTTGGCGATTTGGATAGAAAGTTATAAACAACTCAGGGAGCCGGAACGGGAAACGATGATTTCTTTTATCGTGCGGGAAGGTGTGGCGGAAATGCTTAACAGGTTGCGCAAACCGGGAGAGGCTTAA
- a CDS encoding helix-turn-helix domain-containing protein, with protein sequence MTANNKDWHQADIIAALRKKGTTLAAVSRSAGLSSSTLSNALSRPWPKGELLIASALGIHPSLIWPSRYFDAKTLKIIERRCRPTPDTRV encoded by the coding sequence ATGACGGCAAATAATAAAGACTGGCACCAGGCGGATATCATTGCAGCGCTTCGTAAAAAAGGAACAACACTGGCTGCGGTTTCGCGTTCTGCAGGGCTGAGTTCCTCCACGCTTTCAAACGCATTATCAAGACCGTGGCCAAAGGGGGAATTGCTGATTGCCAGTGCGTTGGGTATTCATCCGTCGCTCATCTGGCCCAGCCGTTACTTTGATGCAAAAACATTAAAGATCATCGAACGTCGTTGCCGGCCGACTCCCGATACGCGCGTATAA
- the mdh gene encoding malate dehydrogenase has translation MKVAVLGAAGGIGQALALLLKTQLPSGSELSLYDIAPVTPGVAVDLSHIPTAVKIKGFCGEDAKPALVGADIVLISAGVARKPGMDRSDLFNVNAGIVRNLIQQVASTCPKACIGIITNPVNTTVAIAAEVLKNAGVYDKNKLFGVTTLDAIRSNTFVAELKGKQPEDVEVPVIGGHSGVTILPLLSQLSEITFSDSEVEALTKRIQNAGTEVVEAKAGGGSATLSMGQAAARFGLSLVRALQGESNVVECAYVEGKGEHARFFAQPVLLGKEGVSELISIGKLSHFEQQSLNSMLDILRKDIELGEQFINK, from the coding sequence ATGAAAGTTGCAGTTCTCGGTGCTGCGGGCGGTATCGGTCAAGCCCTCGCGCTTCTGCTCAAGACCCAGCTACCTTCCGGTTCCGAACTCTCATTGTATGATATCGCTCCGGTTACTCCGGGTGTCGCTGTCGATCTCAGTCATATCCCCACCGCAGTTAAAATCAAAGGTTTTTGCGGTGAAGATGCGAAGCCGGCTCTGGTTGGCGCGGACATCGTCCTGATCTCTGCCGGTGTCGCCCGTAAACCCGGCATGGATCGGTCTGATTTGTTCAACGTGAATGCGGGTATTGTTCGCAATCTGATCCAGCAAGTGGCCAGTACATGCCCGAAAGCCTGCATCGGTATCATCACCAATCCTGTTAATACGACCGTTGCGATTGCGGCTGAAGTGTTGAAAAACGCAGGTGTATACGACAAAAACAAACTGTTTGGTGTGACAACGCTCGATGCTATTCGCTCTAACACTTTCGTTGCTGAACTCAAAGGTAAGCAGCCAGAAGACGTTGAAGTGCCGGTCATTGGCGGGCACTCAGGGGTGACTATCCTTCCTCTGTTATCTCAGCTTTCTGAAATCACGTTCAGTGATAGCGAAGTTGAAGCGCTGACAAAGCGTATTCAGAACGCCGGTACGGAAGTTGTAGAAGCTAAAGCGGGTGGCGGTTCCGCCACGCTTTCTATGGGACAAGCCGCCGCACGCTTCGGGCTTTCTCTGGTCCGGGCCTTACAAGGTGAAAGCAATGTGGTTGAATGTGCTTATGTTGAAGGAAAAGGCGAGCATGCCCGTTTCTTTGCGCAGCCTGTTCTTCTGGGTAAAGAAGGGGTATCTGAGCTTATCAGTATCGGCAAGCTCAGCCATTTTGAGCAGCAATCCCTGAACTCAATGTTAGATATCCTGCGTAAAGATATCGAGTTAGGCGAGCAGTTCATTAATAAGTAA
- the argR gene encoding transcriptional regulator ArgR — MRNPAKQEDLIKAFKALLKEEKFSSQGEIVAALQDDGFENINQSKVSRMLTKFGAVRTRNAKMEMVYCLPAEIGVPTTTSPLKNLVLDIDHNDAVVVIRTSPGAAQLIARLLDSLGKSEGILGTIAGDDTIFTTPARSFSVKQLHDAILSLFEQEL; from the coding sequence ATGCGTAATCCTGCTAAACAGGAAGATTTAATCAAAGCCTTCAAAGCATTGTTGAAGGAAGAGAAATTCAGTTCTCAGGGGGAAATTGTTGCCGCACTTCAGGATGACGGTTTCGAAAATATCAATCAGTCAAAAGTCTCACGGATGCTGACCAAGTTTGGTGCTGTCAGAACCCGTAATGCGAAGATGGAAATGGTGTACTGCCTTCCTGCTGAGATTGGGGTGCCCACCACCACCAGCCCGCTGAAAAATCTGGTATTGGATATAGATCATAATGACGCGGTTGTCGTGATCCGCACCAGTCCGGGCGCGGCACAACTTATCGCGCGTTTACTTGACTCCCTGGGTAAATCAGAAGGGATCCTCGGCACGATTGCCGGCGATGACACCATCTTCACGACACCGGCCCGCAGCTTTAGCGTTAAGCAACTCCATGACGCGATACTCAGTCTGTTCGAGCAGGAACTGTAA
- the yhcN gene encoding peroxide/acid stress response protein YhcN encodes MKVKTTIATLSILSALSFGVFAAQPVTQEQASNLQSTGMISVSGVAGAPSDIRQALSDKADAKGAKAFRVIEVREEGNYHATAEIYQ; translated from the coding sequence ATGAAAGTTAAAACTACAATCGCAACATTAAGCATTCTATCTGCCCTGTCATTTGGCGTTTTTGCAGCACAACCTGTAACACAGGAACAGGCTTCAAATCTGCAATCAACTGGTATGATCAGCGTGAGCGGCGTTGCCGGCGCACCTTCTGATATCCGTCAGGCATTGTCAGACAAAGCCGATGCCAAAGGCGCTAAAGCATTCCGTGTTATTGAAGTTCGTGAAGAAGGTAACTACCACGCGACCGCTGAAATTTACCAATAA
- the yhcN gene encoding peroxide/acid stress response protein YhcN, translating to MKIITTIAALSLLSAVSFGASAAQLVTNQQAENLQPMGTISVSGVDGVPTDIRQQLSDKADSKGAKSFRVIEAHNDGAYHATAEIYQ from the coding sequence ATGAAAATCATTACTACTATTGCCGCCCTTAGCCTGTTATCTGCTGTTTCTTTTGGTGCATCCGCCGCTCAGCTGGTGACTAATCAGCAGGCAGAAAATTTACAGCCTATGGGAACAATCAGCGTCAGCGGCGTCGATGGTGTTCCGACCGATATCCGCCAGCAACTGTCTGATAAAGCCGACAGTAAAGGCGCTAAATCTTTCCGCGTGATAGAAGCCCATAACGACGGCGCTTATCATGCAACCGCAGAAATCTATCAGTAA
- the mpl gene encoding UDP-N-acetylmuramate:L-alanyl-gamma-D-glutamyl-meso-diaminopimelate ligase, with amino-acid sequence MRIHILGICGTFMGGLAMLARAQGHQVTGSDDNVYPPMSTLLENQGINLIQGYDPAQLDPHPDLVIIGNAMTRGNPCVEAVLEQGIPYVSGPQWLHDHVLPGRWVIAVAGTHGKTTTAGMVTWILEACGYEPGYVIGGVPGNFEVSARLGNSPFMVLEADEYDCAFFDKRSKFVHYSPRTLVLNNLEFDHADIFDDLKAIQKQFHHLVRLVPGKGKIILPEHDTPLKQVMAMGCWSEQEFAGEAENCAWDAKKLTPDASTFEVYLHGEVVGQVNWNLVGEHNMHNGLMAIAAARHVGVKPEDACKALGEFINARRRLELRGVENGVSVYDDFAHHPTAILATLSALRSKVGGTARILAVLEPRSNTMKMGMSKNELAPSLGRADEVFLLQPQHIPWQVAEVAEHCIQPAHWSADVDSLVDMVIKASQPGDHILVMSNGGFGGIHGKLLAALAAKAQAVQEL; translated from the coding sequence ATGCGCATTCATATTCTTGGGATTTGCGGCACGTTTATGGGCGGGCTGGCGATGCTGGCTCGTGCTCAGGGGCATCAGGTCACCGGTTCGGACGACAACGTTTATCCACCGATGAGTACGCTTCTGGAAAATCAGGGGATCAACCTGATCCAGGGCTACGATCCTGCACAGCTCGATCCGCACCCTGATCTGGTGATTATCGGCAACGCGATGACGCGCGGTAATCCTTGCGTCGAGGCCGTACTGGAGCAGGGGATCCCTTATGTTTCAGGGCCACAATGGCTGCACGATCACGTTCTTCCGGGACGCTGGGTTATTGCGGTGGCGGGTACGCACGGCAAAACGACGACGGCGGGAATGGTCACGTGGATCCTCGAGGCCTGCGGCTATGAGCCGGGTTATGTCATTGGCGGCGTGCCGGGCAATTTCGAGGTCTCTGCACGTCTTGGCAACAGTCCGTTTATGGTGCTTGAAGCCGACGAATACGACTGCGCGTTCTTTGATAAACGATCCAAGTTCGTTCATTACAGCCCGCGTACACTGGTGCTCAATAACCTCGAGTTCGATCACGCTGATATCTTCGACGATCTCAAGGCCATTCAGAAACAGTTCCACCATCTGGTGCGTCTGGTGCCGGGCAAAGGCAAAATTATTTTGCCAGAGCACGACACACCACTGAAACAGGTCATGGCGATGGGATGCTGGAGTGAGCAGGAATTTGCCGGTGAAGCTGAAAATTGTGCATGGGATGCGAAAAAACTGACGCCGGACGCCAGCACTTTCGAAGTCTATCTGCACGGCGAAGTGGTCGGTCAGGTTAACTGGAATCTGGTCGGCGAACATAACATGCATAACGGACTGATGGCGATCGCCGCTGCCCGTCATGTTGGCGTTAAGCCGGAAGATGCCTGCAAAGCGCTCGGAGAATTTATCAATGCCCGCCGCCGTCTGGAGCTTCGCGGTGTGGAAAACGGTGTCAGCGTGTACGACGATTTCGCTCACCATCCGACAGCCATTCTGGCCACGCTTTCTGCGTTGCGCAGCAAAGTTGGCGGGACTGCGCGCATTCTTGCGGTTCTCGAACCTCGTTCAAATACCATGAAAATGGGGATGAGTAAGAATGAACTGGCACCGTCCCTGGGTCGTGCTGACGAAGTCTTCCTGTTACAACCGCAGCATATTCCATGGCAGGTGGCTGAAGTGGCTGAACATTGTATTCAGCCAGCGCACTGGAGCGCAGATGTAGATTCGCTGGTTGATATGGTGATCAAGGCTTCCCAGCCGGGCGACCATATTCTGGTGATGAGCAACGGCGGCTTCGGCGGCATTCACGGCAAACTGCTGGCGGCTCTGGCAGCCAAGGCGCAGGCTGTGCAAGAGCTGTAA
- the fbp gene encoding class 1 fructose-bisphosphatase — protein sequence MKTLGEFIVEKQQDFPHATGELTALLSAIKLGAKIIHRDINKAGLVDILGTSGAENVQGEVQMKLDLYANEKLKAAMKARGEIAGIASEEEDEIVIFEGERAENAKYVILMDPLDGSSNIDVNVSVGTIFSIYRRTTPLGQPVTEADFLQPGNRQVAAGYVVYGSSTMLVYTTGAGVHAFTYDPSLGVFCLSHEKVCFPKKGNMYSINEGNYIKFPLGVKKYIKYCQEQDEATQRPYTSRYIGSLVADFHRNLLKGGIYIYPSTASHPNGKLRLLYECNPMAFLAEQAGGKASDGKNRILDIVPQKLHERAPFFVGNSSMVEDAERFIAQFPDE from the coding sequence ATGAAAACGTTAGGCGAATTTATTGTTGAAAAGCAGCAGGATTTTCCACATGCAACCGGTGAACTGACAGCGTTGCTTTCAGCGATAAAACTCGGCGCCAAAATCATTCACCGCGACATCAACAAAGCGGGTTTGGTTGATATTCTGGGCACCAGTGGTGCTGAGAATGTGCAGGGTGAAGTGCAGATGAAACTCGATCTGTACGCAAATGAAAAACTAAAAGCAGCCATGAAGGCGCGCGGTGAAATTGCCGGTATCGCGTCTGAAGAAGAAGATGAAATCGTCATTTTCGAGGGCGAACGCGCTGAAAATGCAAAATACGTCATTTTGATGGATCCGCTGGATGGTTCCTCCAACATCGACGTAAACGTCTCCGTCGGCACGATCTTCTCCATTTACCGTCGTACCACCCCGTTGGGCCAGCCGGTTACTGAAGCTGATTTCCTGCAACCGGGGAATCGTCAGGTTGCCGCAGGTTACGTCGTGTATGGTTCTTCAACCATGCTGGTGTACACCACTGGTGCTGGCGTTCATGCCTTTACTTACGATCCTTCTCTCGGTGTGTTCTGCCTTTCTCACGAAAAAGTCTGTTTCCCTAAAAAGGGCAACATGTACTCGATCAACGAAGGTAATTACATCAAGTTCCCTCTTGGCGTTAAAAAATACATCAAGTATTGCCAGGAGCAGGATGAAGCCACACAACGCCCTTACACTTCACGTTATATCGGCTCGCTGGTCGCAGACTTCCATCGTAACCTGCTGAAAGGCGGCATTTATATTTACCCAAGCACTGCCAGTCATCCGAACGGAAAACTGCGTTTGCTGTATGAATGCAACCCGATGGCTTTCCTTGCGGAGCAGGCCGGTGGTAAAGCCAGTGACGGTAAAAATCGTATTCTGGATATCGTTCCGCAAAAACTGCATGAACGTGCGCCGTTCTTTGTCGGTAACAGTTCAATGGTCGAAGATGCAGAACGCTTTATCGCGCAGTTCCCGGATGAATAA
- a CDS encoding methyl-accepting chemotaxis protein, translating into MLNKLSVKAGLIGLLVFMTLILLLVSVLGANAIRQSATSLQKINQLQGDELGSLADSYSFSLRTRVASGVAVRQLEIGMMDDAKMTADRIAGYIKQADTDLAKFVSIQDETQQGRDLSDAVKKTYDAYKANGLVPILAALQAQSADGYYDVLENKITPYSNAYDKALADFRAYAVDNTSKRIEQARANARIQLTVIVAAFVIALTIAVLAWFALQKIIMHPLNFSIAQLEFIAKGDLTHEIDDSRNNEMGRLLKAMKQMQDSLVESVGRVRDAGNQIDVGSRELAAGNVHLAQRTEESAASLEETAASMEQLTSTVRMNAANSEQANQLAQSVSVIAGKGSEVVHQVMDKMQGITDSSKRIGDIITVIDGIAFQTNILALNAAVEAARAGEQGRGFAVVAGEVRSLAQRSAQSAKEIKELIVDSESRVSEGSDMVKSAADTMLEISSEVTRVTSLMREISIATTEQTHGIEQVNVAITQMDQVAQQNAALVEQATAATRSLEEQAQLLAESMAVFKLNRAGQF; encoded by the coding sequence ATGTTGAATAAGTTGAGCGTAAAAGCCGGTCTGATCGGTTTGCTGGTATTTATGACGTTGATTTTACTGCTGGTTAGCGTGCTGGGTGCCAATGCTATCAGGCAGAGTGCGACTTCCCTGCAAAAGATTAATCAGCTTCAGGGTGATGAACTTGGTTCACTGGCCGACAGCTACAGTTTCTCACTGCGCACGCGCGTTGCCAGCGGTGTGGCTGTACGCCAGCTGGAAATCGGCATGATGGATGATGCCAAAATGACTGCCGATCGCATTGCCGGTTATATCAAACAGGCTGATACCGATCTGGCAAAATTTGTCAGCATTCAGGATGAAACTCAGCAGGGCAGAGATTTATCCGACGCCGTGAAGAAAACCTACGACGCGTATAAAGCTAACGGTTTAGTCCCGATTCTGGCCGCGCTTCAGGCGCAAAGCGCAGACGGTTATTACGATGTGCTGGAAAATAAAATCACGCCTTACAGCAATGCTTACGACAAAGCGCTGGCAGATTTTCGTGCTTATGCGGTCGATAACACCAGCAAGCGCATCGAACAGGCTCGCGCCAATGCACGTATCCAGCTGACGGTGATCGTTGCGGCTTTCGTCATTGCGCTAACGATCGCGGTGCTGGCGTGGTTTGCCTTGCAGAAAATCATCATGCATCCGCTGAATTTCTCTATCGCTCAGCTGGAATTTATCGCCAAAGGCGACCTGACTCATGAGATTGATGATTCCCGCAATAATGAGATGGGGCGTTTGCTGAAAGCGATGAAACAAATGCAGGACTCTCTGGTTGAGTCGGTCGGTCGCGTGCGCGATGCCGGAAATCAGATTGATGTCGGTTCCCGCGAACTGGCTGCCGGTAACGTGCATCTGGCGCAGCGCACGGAAGAATCCGCTGCGTCACTGGAAGAAACCGCAGCAAGTATGGAACAGCTGACATCTACCGTGCGTATGAATGCCGCGAACTCCGAACAGGCGAATCAGCTGGCGCAGAGCGTTTCGGTTATTGCCGGTAAGGGCAGCGAAGTCGTGCATCAGGTCATGGATAAAATGCAGGGCATTACCGACAGCTCGAAACGCATTGGCGACATTATTACTGTTATCGACGGCATCGCATTCCAGACCAATATTCTGGCGCTGAATGCCGCGGTCGAAGCGGCGCGAGCGGGCGAACAGGGGCGTGGTTTTGCCGTGGTAGCCGGTGAAGTGCGTAGCCTGGCGCAACGCAGTGCGCAATCTGCTAAAGAAATCAAAGAGCTGATTGTTGACTCTGAAAGCCGCGTTTCTGAGGGTTCGGATATGGTGAAATCAGCCGCCGATACGATGCTGGAAATTTCCAGCGAAGTGACGCGCGTGACCAGTCTGATGCGCGAAATATCTATCGCAACCACCGAGCAGACTCATGGCATCGAACAGGTGAACGTGGCGATTACCCAAATGGATCAGGTGGCGCAGCAGAATGCGGCACTGGTAGAGCAGGCGACAGCGGCCACGCGTTCTCTGGAAGAACAGGCGCAGTTGCTGGCTGAAAGCATGGCGGTGTTTAAGCTGAACCGGGCAGGTCAGTTCTGA